The Pontibacter deserti region GTTCTTGTATTGATATTATCTTCTTGTTCAGCAGTAGAATGGCCATTTCCATTTTCTAACGGAGTGCCTGGTACCTGTCCTTCCTGCTGTTCAGGATGCTCAGTGTTTCCAAATTCAACCGGATGTGTTTGCTCAACTTCGCTTTTGGTCTGGCTTCTGTCTGTACCTGCTGTATGTGCCTGATACGTAGTAAGTGCTTCAAACGGACGAGGTCCAACTAAACGTTCCAGATCGCTTTGGAAAAGAATCTCTTTCTCCAGAAGCTCCTGGGCTATTATTTCAAGCTTGTCTCTCTTCTCCGTCAGCAATTGTATCGTGCGCTGGTAAGCTGATTCGATAATAGCGCGTACTTCGTTATCTATGGTTTCGGCGGTAGCTTCTGAATAAGGTTTGTTAAATGCCATATCAGACTGCTTTGAATCGTAGAACGAAACATTACCGATTTTAGCGTTCATGCCATACATGGTTACAATGCTGTACGCCATTTTAGTAATACGCTCCAGGTCACTTAGCGCGCCTGTAGAAATTTTGCCAAACACGATCTCTTCAGCAGCACGGCCACCAAGTGCCATGCACATCTCGTCGATCAACTGCTCAGTAGTATACAGGAACTGCTCTTTTGGTAAGTATTGTGCATAACCCAGCGCAGCCACACCACGCGGAACTATACTTACTTTTACCAACGGATCGGCGTGCTCCAGGAACCAGCCTGCGATAGCGTGACCAGCCTCGTGGTAAGCTACAATTTTCTTCTCTTCTGGAGAGATGATCTTGTTTTTCTTCTCCAGACCACCAATCACACGGTCTACAGCGTCGTTAAAATCCTGCTGATCTACAGCCTTTTTGTTACGGCGAGCAGCTATCAGGGCAGCTTCGTTACATACGTTAGCTATCTCGGCACCAGCAAAGCCTGGTGTCTGGGCTGCCAGTTTCTTAGCATCCACATCTGGTGCCAGGGTAAGTGGGCCAAGGTGTACTTTAAATATTTCGGTACGGCCAACTATATCCGGCTTGTCTATACTTATCTGGCGGTCGAAACGGCCCGGACGAAGCAGGGCAGAATCTAGTGTATCAGGTCGGTTGGTTGCTGCAAGTATAATTACACCTGAGTCAGTTGCGAAACCATCCATCTCCACAAGCAGGGAGTTCAGCGTATTCTCGCGCTCATCGTTACCACCAGGCACCTGTCCACGGCTACGGTGACGGCCAATCGCATCAATTTCATCTATAAAGATGATACAAGGCGCTTTTGCTTTAGCTTGTTTGAAAAGGTCACGCACACGGGCAGCACCCACACCCACGAACATCTCCACAAAGTCAGAACCAGACAGAGAGAAGAACGGAACATCAGCTTCGCCGGCAACGGCTTTTGCTAATAAAGTTTTACCAGTACCCGGAGGGCCAACCAGCAATGCACCTTTTGGTATCTTACCACCTAATACAGTAAACTTAGAAGGGTTCTTCAGGAATTCAACGATCTCCTGTACTTCTTCTTTCGCTTCTTCAAGGCCAGCCACATCTTTAAATGTGATCTTTACCTTGTTCTCTGCATCAAACAGCGCTGCTTTAGATTTACCGATATTAAATATCTGTCCGCCTGAGCCGCCTGCTGTAACACGGCGCATCAGGAACCAGAAACCGAAAAGTAACAGGATCAGGAAGCCCCATGTAGCAAAAAAGTCCATGAAGCCGGTACGCTCTTCAGGATAAACCGGAATTTGCTGCTCACGTGGTATATCCTTCTGTAACTCATCCAGGTCTTCGTCAAATATTTCAGTTGAAATGATCTGGAAGTGGTACTGCGGTCCTTTGTCTATAGTTAAAGAACCACGGTCAGAAAGCTCCTGCTTATACTTGTCGTTCTGCAGGGCCTCATCTTTAAGGTATACTTCTACTGTTTTGTTGTTAACGATGGTTACTTTACTAACATCGCCACTTAGAACCATTTCTTCAAAGTCCTGCTGTGAGGTCTCTACCGAGGAATTGCTTCTGTTAAGGTAGGTTAGCCCGAAGATCACCAGAATCAGCACGGCCAGCATCCACAATTGCATGGTAGGGCGCGGCGGTGTAGTAGGGATCAGAGGCTTCTTCTTTTTGTTATTATTGCCTTTATTATTTTTTTCTGCCATGATTTAATTATCAGATGTTTGAAGAACACCGACCTGTGCAAATTGTTTTACCAGACCGGAGTTAGTTAAACTGATTCTACATGCTGAATACGGGCATCACCCCATAGTTCTTCCAACGCGTAGAACTCGCGCTTATCTTTCAGGAAAATGTGTGCAACTACATCTACGTAGTCAAGCAGTACCCACTCTTTATTTGTTCGGCCTTCGCTCTGCCACGGATTTTGTTTTGTTGCTTTAAATACCTCCTCTTCTATTGCATTGGCAATAGCGTCTAGTTGTGTATCAGAGTTTGCGGATGCTATGATAAAGTAGTCTGAAACGGCGTTCTTAAGTGATTTAAGGTTCATTACGACAATATCGGTAGCCTTTTTCTCCTGCATACCTTTTACTACAAGTTCTGCCAATATGTCTGAATTAGCCTCAATCTTACTATCTTTCATTTGTGCTTGTTAAATTTGAAATACAAAAATATTAAATTTTGCCAAAATTATGTTGCCTAATACGCTGTTTATAGGCCAGCAGCTACACTATCTGCCGGTTTGTGAATCTACTAACTCAGAGGCCCAACAGCTTCTTAACAAAAATAAAGCCACAGAAGGGTGTACGGTACTAACATCAGAACAAACAAAAGGACGCGGGCAGCGGGGCAATAATTGGGAAGCTGAACCCGGTAAAAACGTTACGCTCTCTGTTATTCTGTCACCTGTTTTCCTTCCTGTCAGGCAGCAGTTTTACCTGAATATGGCCATATCGCTGGCGGTGCTTGACTTACTGCGCGAACAAGGTGCTGCCGAAGCTCAGGTTAAATGGCCTAACGACCTGTATGTTAAAGATAAAAAGCTTGGCGGGATTTTAATCGAAAATACCATAAACAGTCATTCTTTACAACACAGTATCGTAGGGATTGGTTTAAATATAAATCAATTGGGTTTCGGGATAGATACCGCTACTTCCTTAGCTTTTGTTACAGGCACAGAACTTAACCTGGAGCATGTAACTGCCCGATTGCTGGAGCTACTGGAAAAACGTTATCTTGAGCTACGTAACGGCAAGCTTGCAAAGCTAAAATACGAGTACCTGCAGGCGCTCTACCGTTATCAGGAACAACACCAGTTTATAGTTGATGGCAAACGCATATCAGGAAATATAATTGGTATTGACGAAGATGGAAGATTAGGTGTGGACATAGCGGGTGAATTACGGTTTTTTAGCTTTAAAGAGATTACTTATATTATTTGATTTATACTTTGAACCATAAAAAAGGGAAGTATATTGGTTACTTCCCTTTTCTGATTCTATGACTAAAGTATTTGCGGTTATTGTACTATAAGTTTCTGAGTTTGTTTGCTGTTGCCCTGCAATAAATTAACAAAGTACATACCTTTTTGCAAACGGAGCTCCGGAAGCGATACCTCTACCTTGCGGCTGCCGGCAGCTACCTGGTACGCATGCCTTACTTTTCCGCTCATATCTACTATTTGCAGCGTGCCACCATTAATGTCTGCTCCTGTACCTGAAACCGAAACAGTAATTATATTGCCCGGAGCCGGGTTAGGATAAACTGCCATCTGACCACTGTCTGGTGTCGCTTTTAACTGAACAGCTATTACATTGCTGAAGGTTTTCTCCCCGTCAAAATCAACCTGACGAAGGCGGTAATAATACATGCCATTGTAGTTTACATCATCCAGGTAGTTGTAGCTGCGTTTTGTGTTAGAATTGCCTGCACCATCTACTATACCTATACTTGCAAAGTTTTTGCCATCAGAGCTGCGTTCAATCTCAAAATGGTCGTTGTTGCTTTCAGAAGCTGTTTCCCACTCCAGTTCAATACCGCTTTGAGTTGCTTTTCCTTCAAATGATAACAGTTCTACAGGCAGTGGGGTAATGCCGCCGTCTTCGCAGGTTACTGTATTTAAGCCCGTTGTAACAGTAGTACCACCTGCAGCGAGAGAAAGTGTAAAGTCCTGGTTTGCTGCATAAGCATCTGATGGCATATTAATTATGAATACTTCCATAGCGCCATCGGCATAGTCTTTCGTGTTTTGTGCTGAGAAAGTCATGATGCCAGCCTCGTAAGTAGCTTTAAACTTGTAATTTAAGTGATAAGCTCCGCCATTGTTATCGGTTACGGCTGTTACTGTTTCTGGTGCACCTGGTACTTCTATTGCAAAAGATTCTACATCCTCAGCCATGTTGTTCTGTACCATAAAACTGACAGTTGTAGTGCCGTCACCATTTTCAGTAGCTTCTAAAAACCCGAAAACTGCAGTGCCTAAGTCTACTCTACAGTCCGGCATAGGGCGCGGACCTGGCGTTGCAGCCAAAGGAGCGCAGGTTTTGTGGTCAAAAGATATCTGGCTTGGCGAAGCACCCTCCACTTTGGCCTGTACCTGTATGTTGCTTAAAGCATTGTAGTTAGTAACTGAGATCGGGTATTCGAAAGTATAGCTTGCTCCATTGCTGATGTTGGTCTGGTTCTTTGCAGTAAACTGTATGGCATTGTAACTGGTCTCTATCTTGTCGCCTCCTTTTTTACCATCCTGGACATTAAAATCATTTTGTGAGGCGAAATAGCTGGAGGGTTCATCTGCATCAGCACCTTCCGGCAACTGAAAAGCAATGTATTCTAATCGGGTGGCGCAGTTTACTGTAATTGTATAAGATAAGATGTAAGTGTCGTCGTCGTGTTGTGTGGCACCGTTGAGTTTGTAAGTAAGGCAACCGTCTGTGATGCTGCATCCGGCAGGTTGCGGATTTCCCTGGGCTACGGCTGTTTGCAGCGCCACGAAAATCATAAGCAAAATAATAATATAGGATTTCATGTAGATCTATCGCATATGGTAATATAAAATAAGTTTAATAATTACTATAACGGTGCTGTTTTTTGCTAGTTGCACTATATTATATAGTTATGGATGGAGTGCAATCATATTCTTGATAAAATGTAATTATTTTTGATGATATCGAATTGTATAGATATATGACTATATTTTACTAGCTATCCTGTGTTGTAATTGCTTGTATTTTAGCAATATTGTCTATTTTATTTGTTTTAATTTTTGTCTTGGTATAGTTATATTATTTTGACTAAATAAGCCAAGTGAAAAGAATGATTTTTTATTAATGGAAGATCAAGTATATAGAACAGGCATTGTTTTTGCCAAAGAGGATATAGGAGCGCTGTTTTGCCGGGTTCCGGATAATCTTGCCAGAATTTTCTTATATAAAATTTATATATTCAGGCATTTACATTATATTTGAATTTCTGGTAGAAGTATAGCTTACTAAACCATATCACTCTTATGAAGACTTTTACTAAACTTTTATTTATATCCACACTTATAGGTTCACATCTGTTTGGCGTAACAGCCATGGCAGAGAATACTGTAAAGAGTGAAGCTGTTGAAGGTGTTTTGCCTACCTCTAAAGGTGGTACCACGCTTTGGAAGATGAAGCAGGAAAAGCAAGGCGGATTAGTTGTTTCTGCTCATAATGCACGCCCTGTGTTTGTATCCAGTGATGCAGATCATACTTGTTCGCAGATTTATGCGGCTGCCGTAGCGCCATCTTTTCATGTGGAAGTGCCTAAAGCGGATAAAAGTCTTTATGCATCTGTTGTTCTGGCGTCGTTTATGCCGGGCCGTGATGTAAAGACTATACCTACGATCAATGCCTATCCGAACCCATCGAGAGGGTATACCCGCTTAACGCTTTCACAATCTGGCGGCGATAACAACTATAAGATAAGGATATCGAATACAATCGGGCGGGTGATCTTTACAAAAGACCTGGCTGCCACTGAAGCAAAAGAAATTACGCTGGATATGAGTCCATATCCGTCAGGAGTATACTTTTATAGTTTGCTGGTAAATGATAAGACTGTAGAAACCAAGCGACTAGTACTTCAGAAATAAACTCTAAGTAGCAATATTTAATACGAAGCCGACCCATGGTCGGCTTTTTATATGTAATACCAGATATTTTTAAATATTCGCTTCACATATTTTAGTATTTTCGGGGCGCAATCCTAACAATTACCATGACAGACTATCGAAAGATAAATAACCTTGTAGGTTGGGTCGTATTCTTTATAGCGACCGTTGTGTATGTGCTAACCCTGGAGCCAACAGCCAGTTTCTGGGATGCCGGTGAATTTATCGCCTGCTCTTACAAACTGTTGGTGCCGCACCCTCCGGGAGCTCCGTTTTACTTGTTGGTTGGCCGCATCTTCTCTATGTTTGCCGGCGATCCGTCGCAGGTGGCGTGGTGGGTTAACCTGCTTTCTGCCCTATGTAGTTCTTTTACTGTTCTGTTCCTGTTCTGGACAATAACCATATTCGCTAAAAAGCTCCTTATAAAAGAGGGCGAAGCTCCAACTCCGGGCAATATTCTGCTGGTAATGGGTGCTGGCGTGGTAGGTGCCTTAGCCTATACTTTCTCTGATTCTGCCTGGTTCTCAGCTGTAGAAGCCGAAGTATACGCTATGTCATCTTTCTTTACGGCTATTGTATTCTGGGCCATTCTTCGCTGGGAGGCTAAAGTAGGTGAAGCGCATTCTGATAAATGGCTTGTGCTGATCGCGTACCTGGTGGGCCTTTCAATAGGAGCTCACTTGCTAAACCTGGTAACTATACCTGCGCTTGCATTTATCTACTACTATCGCTTGTATAAACCAACCTTAACGGGGGGGATTATTGCCTTTGCCATTAGTGCGGTTATAGTTGTAACTATACTTTGGGGTATTATACCTGGCCTGCCATCTATTGCTGGAGCCGTGGAAGTGTTCTTTGTTAACTCACTTGGTTTACCATTTGGCTCAGGGCTGGTAATTTTCGTGCTGCTGGTAGTGGGTGCTATTGCCTACGGCATTATGTTCTCCATTAAACGCAACATGCGTGTGTTGAACACTGCTTTGCTTAGCCTGGTGTTTGTGCTGATTGGTTACTCTTCTTACATGATCATCCCTATTCGCTCCTCTTATGACCCAACTATAGACGAGAACGACCCGGATGATATTATGAGCGTGGTATCTTACCTGAAGCGTGAGCAATATGGCGACCGACCTTTGCTTTACGGGCCACAGTATAATGCACAGCCAGTTGGCCAGGAAGAAGGTGCTATGCGCTATGTAAAAGGCAAAGATAAGTATGTAGAGGCCGGTAGAAAGATTGAGCCTGTTTACGATGATAAAGACCTGACACTGCTGCCACGTATTTACAGCGATGCACCGCAGCATATAGACGAATATAAAAAATGGGTAGACCTGCGTGAGGGCCAGATGCCTACGTTTGGGCAGAACCTGAGCTTTATGTTCCGTTACCAGTTAGGGCATATGTACTGGCGCTACTTCCTGTGGAATTTTGTGGGCCGCGAAAGCGATGTACAGAATGCAGGTGTTGTATGGTTTACCGGTGATGAGCCTGGTCTGCCACAACAGGTTGTCAACAGCAAAGCTCGTAACAACTTCTTCGCACTGCCGCTTATTATAGGTATACTTGGTTTGATATGGCAGGTGCGTAAAGATGAAAAGAATGCCTTTGTAGTTGGGTTGCTGTTTGTTTTTACAGGCTTAGCTATTGCACTGTACCTGAACCAGCCACCAACTGAGCCACGTGAGCGTGATTATACTTTTGCAGGTTCTTACTACGCCTTCAGTATCTGGATAGGCCTTGGAGTTATAGCTGTAGCAGGGCTGTTGGAAAAAGTGCTTCGCAACGACCGTGCCCGTGCTGCAGTCGCAACCCTTGTTTGTTTGCTAGTACCGGGTATTATGGCTGCTGAAGGCTGGGATGATCATGACCGTTCAAAGCGTTACCAGTCAGTAGACTCTGCCCGTAACCTGTTGGATTCAGTTGCTCCGAATGGTATACTTTTCACGAACGGTGATAACGATACATTCCCGCTGTGGTATGCACAGGAAGTGGAAGGGTACCGTACCGATGTGCGTGTAGCTGTACTTAGTTACCTGAACACTGACTGGTATGTAGAGCAAATGATGCGTCCAGCATACAAATCAGCACCTTGGCCATTAACACTCGGTATAGAGAACTACCGCCAGGGCACGAACGATTATCTGCCATATGATGAAAAACCGCAAGTAGCTGCAGGTATAGATCTTCGTCAATTCGTTTCGCTGGTAAAGCAAAACCATCCGGCACTACAGGTACAATATGGTGCAGGTACTACTTTAATGACTTTCCCGACCAAAACATTTGTGCTGGATGTAGACAAGGAGAAGGTAAAGCAAATGAACTTTATACCTGACGAGAAGGAAGGTGAGATTGTGGACCAGATGAAGTGGGTGGTAAATAAAGGAATGCTGGAGAAAAAGCACCTGGTAATGCTAGACCTGCTTGCTACCAACAACTGGGAAAGACCTGTATATTTCTCTACTACTGTTAACAGTGCAGATTTTATCGGGTTATCAGAATACTTTCAGCTGGATGGTTTAGCTTACCGTATAGTTCCGGTTAAAACACAGAACTCAGATATGCCTGGCTACCTGAACAAGGAGGTGATGTATAACAACCTGATGAAGGAGTTTGAGTTCCGTAATTTCGATGATCCGAGTATCTTCTACGATGAGAACTACTACCGCTTTACTGCAAACGCCCGCGATAAATTTGGCAAACTGGCAGCGGCCTATCTGGCAGAGGGTAATAAAGCCCGTGCTAAAGAACTGGTAGACTACTGCTTTAAAGTAATGCCGCTTGAAACTGTACCTTATGATTTCCATACGCCACAGTTCATTACTATTTATGCTGCGTTAGGCGAAGAGCAGAAAGCAAAAGAATTGCTGGATGGCATGACCAATAAATCGCGCGAAGCACTGAATTATTACTTGTCAAAAGGCGCTTTGTTTGATATGGAAATCCAGAGTAATCTGTATGTAATGCAACAGCTGGTAATGGCAGCTCAAAACCTTGGTATGCAGGAACGTGCAGCCGAACTGGAGCAACAGTTTACGCAGTATTTACAAGGCATGCGTCGTTAAACAAAATACTGTAATACACAGTAAAAAAGGCCGGGCTGATACACAGTCCGGCCTTTTTATTTATACCTTCTAAAGCATCAGGTATGGCTCGTATAGTAGTAGTTTATAGTTGGCTTTTGTTAAGTATAGCTACATCGTGTAGCCAAAAGCCGGAACTAACCCAGCAAACTGTAGCATCAAGGCCTGCAGAAAACGTTGCCGAACCGGAAGTTAACATGCAATATACCTGGAATGCCTCTCCCGATAGTTTGCATCTGCATCTGCTGTTCTTTGATGTAAGCCGCATAATGGACCTTAAGCGCACAGTTATTAATCTGTCTTACGACGTAACAGGAGTTCAAAATGCTGTAGTT contains the following coding sequences:
- the ftsH gene encoding ATP-dependent zinc metalloprotease FtsH, which encodes MAEKNNKGNNNKKKKPLIPTTPPRPTMQLWMLAVLILVIFGLTYLNRSNSSVETSQQDFEEMVLSGDVSKVTIVNNKTVEVYLKDEALQNDKYKQELSDRGSLTIDKGPQYHFQIISTEIFDEDLDELQKDIPREQQIPVYPEERTGFMDFFATWGFLILLLFGFWFLMRRVTAGGSGGQIFNIGKSKAALFDAENKVKITFKDVAGLEEAKEEVQEIVEFLKNPSKFTVLGGKIPKGALLVGPPGTGKTLLAKAVAGEADVPFFSLSGSDFVEMFVGVGAARVRDLFKQAKAKAPCIIFIDEIDAIGRHRSRGQVPGGNDERENTLNSLLVEMDGFATDSGVIILAATNRPDTLDSALLRPGRFDRQISIDKPDIVGRTEIFKVHLGPLTLAPDVDAKKLAAQTPGFAGAEIANVCNEAALIAARRNKKAVDQQDFNDAVDRVIGGLEKKNKIISPEEKKIVAYHEAGHAIAGWFLEHADPLVKVSIVPRGVAALGYAQYLPKEQFLYTTEQLIDEMCMALGGRAAEEIVFGKISTGALSDLERITKMAYSIVTMYGMNAKIGNVSFYDSKQSDMAFNKPYSEATAETIDNEVRAIIESAYQRTIQLLTEKRDKLEIIAQELLEKEILFQSDLERLVGPRPFEALTTYQAHTAGTDRSQTKSEVEQTHPVEFGNTEHPEQQEGQVPGTPLENGNGHSTAEQEDNINTRTA
- the rsfS gene encoding ribosome silencing factor — its product is MKDSKIEANSDILAELVVKGMQEKKATDIVVMNLKSLKNAVSDYFIIASANSDTQLDAIANAIEEEVFKATKQNPWQSEGRTNKEWVLLDYVDVVAHIFLKDKREFYALEELWGDARIQHVESV
- a CDS encoding biotin--[acetyl-CoA-carboxylase] ligase; amino-acid sequence: MLPNTLFIGQQLHYLPVCESTNSEAQQLLNKNKATEGCTVLTSEQTKGRGQRGNNWEAEPGKNVTLSVILSPVFLPVRQQFYLNMAISLAVLDLLREQGAAEAQVKWPNDLYVKDKKLGGILIENTINSHSLQHSIVGIGLNINQLGFGIDTATSLAFVTGTELNLEHVTARLLELLEKRYLELRNGKLAKLKYEYLQALYRYQEQHQFIVDGKRISGNIIGIDEDGRLGVDIAGELRFFSFKEITYII
- a CDS encoding T9SS type A sorting domain-containing protein, whose product is MKSYIIILLMIFVALQTAVAQGNPQPAGCSITDGCLTYKLNGATQHDDDTYILSYTITVNCATRLEYIAFQLPEGADADEPSSYFASQNDFNVQDGKKGGDKIETSYNAIQFTAKNQTNISNGASYTFEYPISVTNYNALSNIQVQAKVEGASPSQISFDHKTCAPLAATPGPRPMPDCRVDLGTAVFGFLEATENGDGTTTVSFMVQNNMAEDVESFAIEVPGAPETVTAVTDNNGGAYHLNYKFKATYEAGIMTFSAQNTKDYADGAMEVFIINMPSDAYAANQDFTLSLAAGGTTVTTGLNTVTCEDGGITPLPVELLSFEGKATQSGIELEWETASESNNDHFEIERSSDGKNFASIGIVDGAGNSNTKRSYNYLDDVNYNGMYYYRLRQVDFDGEKTFSNVIAVQLKATPDSGQMAVYPNPAPGNIITVSVSGTGADINGGTLQIVDMSGKVRHAYQVAAGSRKVEVSLPELRLQKGMYFVNLLQGNSKQTQKLIVQ
- a CDS encoding T9SS type A sorting domain-containing protein; its protein translation is MKTFTKLLFISTLIGSHLFGVTAMAENTVKSEAVEGVLPTSKGGTTLWKMKQEKQGGLVVSAHNARPVFVSSDADHTCSQIYAAAVAPSFHVEVPKADKSLYASVVLASFMPGRDVKTIPTINAYPNPSRGYTRLTLSQSGGDNNYKIRISNTIGRVIFTKDLAATEAKEITLDMSPYPSGVYFYSLLVNDKTVETKRLVLQK
- a CDS encoding glycosyltransferase family 117 protein, producing MTDYRKINNLVGWVVFFIATVVYVLTLEPTASFWDAGEFIACSYKLLVPHPPGAPFYLLVGRIFSMFAGDPSQVAWWVNLLSALCSSFTVLFLFWTITIFAKKLLIKEGEAPTPGNILLVMGAGVVGALAYTFSDSAWFSAVEAEVYAMSSFFTAIVFWAILRWEAKVGEAHSDKWLVLIAYLVGLSIGAHLLNLVTIPALAFIYYYRLYKPTLTGGIIAFAISAVIVVTILWGIIPGLPSIAGAVEVFFVNSLGLPFGSGLVIFVLLVVGAIAYGIMFSIKRNMRVLNTALLSLVFVLIGYSSYMIIPIRSSYDPTIDENDPDDIMSVVSYLKREQYGDRPLLYGPQYNAQPVGQEEGAMRYVKGKDKYVEAGRKIEPVYDDKDLTLLPRIYSDAPQHIDEYKKWVDLREGQMPTFGQNLSFMFRYQLGHMYWRYFLWNFVGRESDVQNAGVVWFTGDEPGLPQQVVNSKARNNFFALPLIIGILGLIWQVRKDEKNAFVVGLLFVFTGLAIALYLNQPPTEPRERDYTFAGSYYAFSIWIGLGVIAVAGLLEKVLRNDRARAAVATLVCLLVPGIMAAEGWDDHDRSKRYQSVDSARNLLDSVAPNGILFTNGDNDTFPLWYAQEVEGYRTDVRVAVLSYLNTDWYVEQMMRPAYKSAPWPLTLGIENYRQGTNDYLPYDEKPQVAAGIDLRQFVSLVKQNHPALQVQYGAGTTLMTFPTKTFVLDVDKEKVKQMNFIPDEKEGEIVDQMKWVVNKGMLEKKHLVMLDLLATNNWERPVYFSTTVNSADFIGLSEYFQLDGLAYRIVPVKTQNSDMPGYLNKEVMYNNLMKEFEFRNFDDPSIFYDENYYRFTANARDKFGKLAAAYLAEGNKARAKELVDYCFKVMPLETVPYDFHTPQFITIYAALGEEQKAKELLDGMTNKSREALNYYLSKGALFDMEIQSNLYVMQQLVMAAQNLGMQERAAELEQQFTQYLQGMRR